One region of Wyeomyia smithii strain HCP4-BCI-WySm-NY-G18 chromosome 3, ASM2978416v1, whole genome shotgun sequence genomic DNA includes:
- the LOC129732490 gene encoding uncharacterized protein LOC129732490, which yields MPRWPQWQLQKLPSHSHQTHPSNIHYHYPPGREYQHPSQYPEYPPPHSQCNFQHPCPCPHYEPQVNGNRYPHSQEISYGTAPGPANLPPFAPATRPPVAPARRPSIAPAMTSPIAPANAPPVAPVYAPAKPPPVTPVYTPANAPANAPVYALTNQPPIASANAPPVAPIKVPDDAPSIAPSVAMVHAPDNTPSIASANTPPISPPHVQQ from the coding sequence ATGCCACGTTGGCCTCAGTGGCAGCTGCAAAAACTTCCTTCACATTCACATCAAACACATCCTTCCAACATCCATTACCATTATCCTCCTGGAAGAGAATACCAACATCCTTCACAATATCCCGAATATCCACCACCACATTCCCAATGCAATTTCCAACATCCATGTCCATGTCCGCATTATGAACCACAGGTAAACGGAAATCGGTATCCGCATTCTCAGGAAATATCTTATGGGACGGCCCCCGGACCTGCAAACTTGCCACCCTTCGCGCCGGCAACGCGACCACCCGTCGCTCCGGCTAGGCGACCATCCATCGCGCCGGCTATGACATCACCCATTGCACCGGCCAATGCGCCGCCCGTCGCACCGGTCTACGCACCGGCCAAACCGCCGCCTGTCACACCGGTCTACACGCCGGCCAATGCGCCTGCTAACGCACCGGTCTACGCTCTGACAAACCAACCGCCCATTGCGTCGGCCAACGCACCACCCGTTGCACCGATCAAAGTGCCGGATGACGCACCGTCTATCGCGCCGTCCGTTGCAATGGTCCACGCGCCGGATAATACGCCATCCATTGCGTCGGCCAACACGCCACCGATCTCGCCGCCTCATGTGcaacaataa